The Maledivibacter sp. sequence GGGAAGACAGAAGTTGAAGGAGAAGACCTAGAGGCATTTTACTCCGATTCAATAACTGTAAACCCCTATCTAGGTGATGATTGCTTAAAGGAATTTGTAGGAGATATTGAAAGATACAATAAAGGAATGTTTGTTTTAGTTAAAACATCAAATCCCTCCTCAAGTCAGCTTCAGGATCTAGTAGTGGAAGGAAAGAAAATATATGAAAAGGTCGCTCATATGGTTGATGACTGGAGTAAACAATATATTGGAAAATTAGGTTATTCTTCCATGGGGGCAGTGGTTGGAGCCACTTATCCCGAGGAAGCTAAAAACCTTAGAAAATTGATGCCAAGCTCATATTTTCTTGTGCCAGGCTATGGGGCTCAAGGCGGAACAGCTGAAGATGTAATTCATTGTTTTAATAAGGATGGACTTGGAGCCGTAGTTAATTCTTCTAGAGGAATTTTATATGCATATGATAAAGAAGAAAAATGGACAGAAAAAGATTATGGTAGGGCTGCAAGGGAAGCAGCTATTAAAATGAGGGATGATATAAATACCACATTAGAAAAGCACTGCAAAAAATATTGGTAAGGAGGAATAAACTTTGAAGAAAAATTACTTATGTGAGATTCTTGAAAACAATCAAATAGCTGATAATATATATAAGATAAAGATAAAAAAACCAAACAGAAGCTTTGACATCAAGGCAGGACAATTTATAAATATTAAGTGTGGAGAAGGGGATTTCCCACTCCTCAGAAGACCTATTAGTATAGGATTATCAGATGAAGATAGTATGACGATTTATGTTAATAAGGTAGGCAAGGGAACAGAGCTTTTATGTGATAAAAGTAAA is a genomic window containing:
- the pyrF gene encoding orotidine-5'-phosphate decarboxylase, translated to MFVNNLIKVIKEKKSPVVVGLDPRIQLIPSIVKDKYFDEYGKTFKAAAEAILEFNKEIIDNVCDVAAAVKPQIAFYEQYGIEGLKTYNETCKYASQKGLLIIGDIKRGDIGSTSKAYSNAHLGKTEVEGEDLEAFYSDSITVNPYLGDDCLKEFVGDIERYNKGMFVLVKTSNPSSSQLQDLVVEGKKIYEKVAHMVDDWSKQYIGKLGYSSMGAVVGATYPEEAKNLRKLMPSSYFLVPGYGAQGGTAEDVIHCFNKDGLGAVVNSSRGILYAYDKEEKWTEKDYGRAAREAAIKMRDDINTTLEKHCKKYW